The Streptomyces sp. M92 nucleotide sequence GGGATGTCCTCGGCCGTGTGGGCGGCGGAGACCAGGCGGCACAGGCCGGCCCAGCCGCGGGCGCCGTCGCGGGCGAGGAAGGTCACCCGCGGGGCCGACTCGTCGACGAAGGCACCTCCGCGCACGGGGGCGCGGCGCCGGTCCCGGCGTACGGAGGTCTCCGTGCGGTCGGCGGTCCCGGACTCGGGGGCGGCCACCGCCAGCTCCGCGCCGAACAGCGGACGGACGCCCGCCTTCGCGCAGGCCTTGGCGAAGCGGACGGTGCCCGCGAGGGTGTCGCGATCGGTGAGGGCGAGGGCGTCCATGCCCCGTTCGAAGGCGCGCTCGGCCAGCCGCTCCGGGTGGGAGGCGCCGTAGCGGGCGGAGAATCCGGAGACGGTGTGCAGATGCGTGAAACCCGGCACACGCACCTCCCGAACTCATGAACCGATGCCCTGCCGAACATGTCGAACATCTGTTCCCAACTACCTCACCCCCACCATAGACCAAATTTCGAATACGTGTGCGACATCCGTTCGGCCCCGCCCCACCTGCGCAAACGTCCGTCCGCCCGGACCGTGGGGACATGTCGCACACCCCGGTCACCGACCGCCGCAAAGGCTCCTTCCTGGGCGAGGTGAAGGACGCCGTCACCCCGCGGGCCACCCTGCTCGTGCTCGGCGTGCTCGCGCTCCAGCTGCTGTTCATCGCCTCCTACGTGGGGGCGCTGCACGACCCGAAGCCGAAGGACGTGCCCTTCGGGGTGGTCGCGCCGCCGACGGTGGCCGAGCGGACGGTGGACAGGCTGGAACGACTGCCCGGATCGCCGCTGGACCCGCGCACGGTGGCCGGCGAGGAGAGCGCCCGGCGGCAGATCACGGAGCGGGAGATCGACGGCGCCCTGATCGTGAACCCGGACGGCACCAGGGACACCCTGCTGGTCGCCTCCGGCGGGGGCACCGTCCTCGCCTCCGCCCTGGAGGGACTGGTCTCCGAGGTGGAGCGGGCACAGGGCCGCACGGTGCGGACCGTCGACGTGGCCCCGGCCTCGCCCCGGGACTTCGACGGACTGTCGTCCTTCTACCTGGTCGTGGGCTGGTGCGTCGGCGGCTACCTGTGCGCCTCGATCCTGGCGATCAGCACCGGGGCCCGGCCGGCCAACCCGCTCCGCGCGGCGATCCGGCTGATCGTGATGGCGCTGGTCGCGATCGTCGGCGGGCTGGGCGGCGCGGTGATCGTGGGG carries:
- a CDS encoding DUF3533 domain-containing protein — translated: MSHTPVTDRRKGSFLGEVKDAVTPRATLLVLGVLALQLLFIASYVGALHDPKPKDVPFGVVAPPTVAERTVDRLERLPGSPLDPRTVAGEESARRQITEREIDGALIVNPDGTRDTLLVASGGGTVLASALEGLVSEVERAQGRTVRTVDVAPASPRDFDGLSSFYLVVGWCVGGYLCASILAISTGARPANPLRAAIRLIVMALVAIVGGLGGAVIVGPILGALPGSVVDLWGLGALITFAVGAATLALQGVFGIVGIGLAILLVVIAGNPSAGGAFPLPMLPPFWKEIGPWLPPGAGTWTARSIAYFKGNAETVPLLVLWAWAVAGTLITLLAAVLRVRRQEPELPTQAG